In Candidatus Cloacimonadota bacterium, the genomic window TGCCCGACCTCAGCTATTTGGGCAAGACGGTGCTCATTGCCGGCGTGGATTCCGGCTTTGCCCCCACCCACGGCAACGGTGCCCTCAATTACGGCACCACCGAATATTTCAACGCCGCCCACGGCATCACCTCCAACACCTATCTCTATCCCGCCTCCGGCAGCAGTGACGCGCAGATCATTGCCAACGCCAACGAAGGCCGCGGCTACATCAACTACACTGCCCACGGCAGCCAGACCTCTTGGGCAGACCCCACCTTCTCCGTTTCCGACGTGAACGCGATGACCAACTCCGGCAAATACGGCTTGATGGTTGGCAACTGTTGCATCACCAACGAGTTCGACTACTCCAGCCCCTGCTTCGGCGAAGCCATCATCCGCAAAGCCGATGGCGGCGGAGTGGCCTACATCGGCGGCATCAACAGCACCTACTGGGATGAGGACTACTACTGGGCGGTGGGTTACAAAACACCCATCAACGGTTCCGCCCCGGCTTACAGCGCTTCCTCCCTAGGCGCTTACGACGCCATGTTCCACACCCACGGCGAAGCCTATTCCGACTGGGCCACCACTACCGGCGAAACCATCTACGCCGGTAACATGGCCGTGCAGCAAAGCGGCAGCTCGCGCACGAACTATTACTGGGAAATTTACCACGTGATGGGCGACCCCTCCCTGATGCCCTACTTTGGCGTTCCCACCGCCAACCCAGCCTCCCATCCCACCCAGATCATGATCGGCAACACCAGCTACGCCATCACCGGCGCCGCCCCTTACACCAGGATCGGCCTTTCCATGAATGGCGTGATCTACGGCACCGGCATCACCGACGCCAGCGGCAACCTGACCCTGACCATCAGCCCCTTCACCACTGCCGGAACCGCCAAACTGGTGCTCACCGCTCAGAACCGGATCACCAAGATAGTGGACATCCCCGTGGTGGCCGCCGAAGGCCCCTACATGGCGGTGGACACAGTGGTGTTTGACGACGCCAACAATGACGCTCCGGACTACAACGAGAGCGGCTATCTGGATGTGACCTTTGAAAACGTGGGCGTGGACCCCGCCACCAGCGTGAGCGCGGTGCTGAGCTGCGCCACCCCCGGCGTGACGATCACCGATGCCAACCACACCATATCCAGCCTGGCCGCCGGCGCTTCCGTTCTGGCCGACAACGCCTACGCCATCTCCATTGCCAACAACGTCGCTAACGGAACCGTGGCCAACTTCACCATCACCATGACCATGAGCGGCGAAAGCCCCTGGACCCACAACTTCACCCTGACCCTGAACGCGCCGGCCCTCAACTTCGGCGCCATGACGGTCTCCGACCCCACCGGCAACAACAACGGACGCCTGGACCCGGGCGAAACAGTGACCATCAACATACCGCTTCATAACACCGGTGGCGCCACCTCCCCCGCTGGAACCGCCACCATGAGCTGCGCAGTGACAGGCATCACGGTCAACACCGGCAGCGCCAACTTCAGCGCCATTGCCGCGGCCGGCTCCGCCAACCTCAGCTTCTCGCTCACCGCCGACGCCGGCATGGCCATCGGCACCGTGGTAAGCCTGAACTTTGCCGCCACCGCCGGCCAATACAGCGCCAGCAAGGTGGAAAACACCGCCGTGGGCCTCATTATCGAGGATTTCAGCACCGGCAGCTTCAGCTCCTATCCCTGGATCATGGGCGGCACTGCTCCCTGGACCATCGATAACACAACTTATTACAGCGCGGGCTACAGCGCCAAGAGCGGTACCATCACCCACAGCCAGTCCAGCACCATGGAGACAACCCGGATCCTCTCAACCTCGGGCGACCTCAGCTTCTGGTACAAGGTCTCCTCCGAAAGTGGATACGACTATCTGAAGTTCTATGTGGATGGAACCCAGCAAGGCCAATGGTCCGGCGAAGTGGATTGGACCCAGGCCAGCTACACACTGGCCGCCGGCACCCGCGTGCTGAAATGGGAATACATGAAGGACGGCAGCGTGGACAGCGGTTCCAACTGCGCCTGGGTGGACGACATCATCTTCCCCGCCTCCACCACCCCCAGCAACTTCTATCCGCCGCAAAACCTCAGCGCCGCGCCCGGCAACGGCTATGTGAACCTCACGTGGCAAACCCCGCTCACCGGCACCCCCACCAGCTACCGGATCTACCGCGACGGCAGCCTGCTGACCACGGTCACCGGGCTCACTTACACCGACAACGCGGTGGTGAACGAAACCACCTATTCATATTACTTGATCGCGGTTTACAGCGGCGGCGTGTCCGATCCCACCGATACGGTGCAGGCCACTCCCTCCGCGATAGTGCCCACCGAAGTCATCATCGGCACCGGGACCACATCTAACGGCACCACCACCGCCTGCCCCGTGAACCAGTACTACCGCAGCCTGCACGGACAATCGGTCTACACCGCGGGTGAACTGAACGCTGCCGGTGTGATCGGCCCCATCAACATCACCCAGATCGGATTCAACATCACCGGACTTCCGGCCCAGGCGATGCCAAACTTTGTGGTCCGCATGGGACATACGACCGCCACTGATGCAGCCAACTGGATCTCCACCGGACTCACCCAGGTCTGGAGCAGCGCTTCCTATCTGCCCACAACGACAGGCTGGAACATGTACACCCTCTCCACCCCCTTCCTCTGGAACGGAACGGACAACCTCTTGGTGGACACCGGCTTTGGCCTGATCGCATCCTACAATCAAAGTGGCACCACAGAGTATTCTACCGTAACCAACGGCTATCGCTACAACCGCAGCGATTCAGCAGACCAGACCGCTGTCTTCACCGGTGGTTCCACTTCCACCAACCGTCCCAACCTAAAGCTGGCCCTGCTGCCCAATGAGGAAGGCCCCATGATCGTGGTCAACCCCGGCACCCTCGCCTATGGCGATGTGGCCGTGGGCGGCACTGACGTGAAGACCTTCACCATCACCAACGGCGGCGACCAGACCCTCACCGGCACCATCACCACCCCCGCCGGTTACAGCGTGGCCGAGGCGGCCAGGTCCGCCACTGCCACTTCCGGCAAGGTCAGCCGCAACAGCCTGGGCTTCAGCGTGAACGCCGGCGCCAGCAAGACCTACAACCTTACTTTCGCGCCCACCTCCGCCACCGCCTACAACGGCAATGTGGCGATCGCCAACAACTCCAACAACAACACCAGCGTCAACCTCGCCCTCACCGGCACGGGCTACATCCCAGCCACGATTGACATCGACAACGACGCCCTCTACGCCAACCTGCAGGTGGAAACAGAAGGCACGGATAGCTTCACCATCACCAACACCGGCAGCCAGCCCCTCACCTACAGCATCAGCATGGAAGAGCTGCTCGCCCAGGCCAACCGCCAGCCGCAGGCCGCCTCTGATGCAGACAAGAGCATAGCCGGCAGCACTCTCACTCTGGATGCCACGAATTACCTGCCCGGCACCACGGTGGACTGGACCTTCACTGTCACCAACGCCAGCACGGACAACGAGTGGATCAAAGACGTGATCATCAGCTTCCCCGCTGGGGTTACCGTCAACAGCGCCACCACCTTCGTGGGCGGCGACGGTGGCGACCTGACCCCGGACGTGACCAGCGGCAGCGGCGTGACCGTCACTTGGCACGGCGAAGGTTCCAGCGGCTGGGGCGTGATCTACGGAAACGGCGATTCCGCCAGCGCCACGGTCAATGTGACCATCGGTACCGGCTTGGGCGGCGACCTCACTCTGCCCTGGATCCTGAACGGTGATATCTACGGTTCAGAACCCCACACCCTCGACGGCTCCATCGTGCTGGCCGAGGACCTGCCTCCCATCGCCTGGCTGAGCGTGCAGCCCCACAGCGGCAGCATCGCCGCCGGACAGAGCGCCACCATCACGGCCTACTTCTCCGCCGTCGGCATGGCGGTGGGCAGCTACGAAGCCATGCTCACCATCCATTCCAACGATCCGGTGAACCCTAGCCTGGATGTAAGCGCCACCATGGACGTTTGGGACAACGGCAACCACGCTCCCCAGATAATTCTGCCGGCCAGCTTTGCGTTTGACCGCAACGGCAGCCTGACAGCGGACTTCAGTTCCTATGTCTCCGACGAGGACCTCGATCCCCTCACCCTGGGCTACAGCGGCAACACCAACATCCTTGTGGCCATAAACGGACTGAGCGTCACCTTCACCGCCGCCCAGAACTGGACCGGCACCGAGACCGTCACCTTCTCCGTCTATGACGGCTACACCTACGCCTACGACAGCGTCCAGGTGACCGTCAACGAAGTGGCCGGACCCGGCTGGGAAGCTGTGCTCTATCCCAATTCCGCCACCCTCCACGGCATCGTGACCATCTACGGTGTGGCCGGCGAACTCAACGACGTGGTCGGAGCCTTTGTGGGAACCGAATGCCGCGGCGTGGCCGATGTGGTGATGAACGGCGCCAATGCCTATGTAACCATCGTGGTGAACCTGGCTTCCGACGGCGAGGAGATCAGCTTCAAGATCTACGACTATAGCGCCAACCTGGCCTACGACGCCCTCGAAACCTACAGCCTCGGCTACAACGACGTGATCGGCAGCACCGAAACCCCCGTTCCCGTCAGCGTGAGCGAGATCACCGAGCTCGACACTCCCGTGATCACAGCCATCGCCAAGGTTAGCGGCGGCTTCCGGATCGCTTGGAACGAGGTGGACAACGCCGATATCTACGAGGTCTGGCGCGCCACTGATCCCTACGGGACCTACGAACAGGTAGGCTTCAACGTCAACGCGCTGCTGTTCGACGACCTGACCGAACTGCCCATGGCCTTCTACTACATTAAAGCGGTAAAGAACTAAGATGAAAAACACATTCATAGCGATCATGCTGTTCCTGCTCTGTCTGCCCCTCGTGGCAGGAGAGTGGACCCAGTATTACTTCCGGTTCGAACTCACCGACAAAGCCCAGTTGCCAGACATCACCAAGATCGTCTCCATCGACAACGTTAAAGGCAACTGGGTCTATGCCTACGCGAACGATTCTGAGTGGGCGGAATTCGGCAAGCTGGGCCTCAAAACCCAGCTTCTGCCAGCCCCGTCCAGCGAATTCCCGGTGGTGATGAGCTCCAGCGCCAGCGAAGCCAAGGACTGGGACACCTACCCCACCTACAGTGCCTACGTGGCGATGATGAACGGCTTTGCCAGCAGCTACCCCAACCTCTGCCAGATCATCAACGTGGGCACCACCGTGAACGGCCGCGCCATCCTGGTGGCCAAGATCTCGGACAACGTGGCCAGCGAGGAAAAGG contains:
- a CDS encoding C25 family cysteine peptidase — its product is MHQEFKGKVLLLIALTLAFALALSAQTRQLDLSSSANQAVLKNNSDLGFDVNFSVGELKITEVQTKEGTFDELSIEGWGFSNAVGEPKLPLLRRTIAVPLGAEVRLTLNSQSARELDATANKLQNRIIPAQEPVSKSADPATLPFIIKSDLYGRDEFNSRDWVQVSDLGIMRGVRVFALDFYPVRYNPVSNSIRVMENLDVRVDFVNPDLLGTADLLARTASWEFDQLYGKTFFNWDADTRTDLLRHPTKMVILCPVGYTSNIQTYVDWKTQQGFAVSVVTVGSGGAVANTTTAIISYMQNLWNSATPENPAPTYLLIIGDESGTITVATNSGETSGHVTDLTYVRLSGSDYMPEMYHGRFSVSNTTELANVINKTITFEKTQMPDLSYLGKTVLIAGVDSGFAPTHGNGALNYGTTEYFNAAHGITSNTYLYPASGSSDAQIIANANEGRGYINYTAHGSQTSWADPTFSVSDVNAMTNSGKYGLMVGNCCITNEFDYSSPCFGEAIIRKADGGGVAYIGGINSTYWDEDYYWAVGYKTPINGSAPAYSASSLGAYDAMFHTHGEAYSDWATTTGETIYAGNMAVQQSGSSRTNYYWEIYHVMGDPSLMPYFGVPTANPASHPTQIMIGNTSYAITGAAPYTRIGLSMNGVIYGTGITDASGNLTLTISPFTTAGTAKLVLTAQNRITKIVDIPVVAAEGPYMAVDTVVFDDANNDAPDYNESGYLDVTFENVGVDPATSVSAVLSCATPGVTITDANHTISSLAAGASVLADNAYAISIANNVANGTVANFTITMTMSGESPWTHNFTLTLNAPALNFGAMTVSDPTGNNNGRLDPGETVTINIPLHNTGGATSPAGTATMSCAVTGITVNTGSANFSAIAAAGSANLSFSLTADAGMAIGTVVSLNFAATAGQYSASKVENTAVGLIIEDFSTGSFSSYPWIMGGTAPWTIDNTTYYSAGYSAKSGTITHSQSSTMETTRILSTSGDLSFWYKVSSESGYDYLKFYVDGTQQGQWSGEVDWTQASYTLAAGTRVLKWEYMKDGSVDSGSNCAWVDDIIFPASTTPSNFYPPQNLSAAPGNGYVNLTWQTPLTGTPTSYRIYRDGSLLTTVTGLTYTDNAVVNETTYSYYLIAVYSGGVSDPTDTVQATPSAIVPTEVIIGTGTTSNGTTTACPVNQYYRSLHGQSVYTAGELNAAGVIGPINITQIGFNITGLPAQAMPNFVVRMGHTTATDAANWISTGLTQVWSSASYLPTTTGWNMYTLSTPFLWNGTDNLLVDTGFGLIASYNQSGTTEYSTVTNGYRYNRSDSADQTAVFTGGSTSTNRPNLKLALLPNEEGPMIVVNPGTLAYGDVAVGGTDVKTFTITNGGDQTLTGTITTPAGYSVAEAARSATATSGKVSRNSLGFSVNAGASKTYNLTFAPTSATAYNGNVAIANNSNNNTSVNLALTGTGYIPATIDIDNDALYANLQVETEGTDSFTITNTGSQPLTYSISMEELLAQANRQPQAASDADKSIAGSTLTLDATNYLPGTTVDWTFTVTNASTDNEWIKDVIISFPAGVTVNSATTFVGGDGGDLTPDVTSGSGVTVTWHGEGSSGWGVIYGNGDSASATVNVTIGTGLGGDLTLPWILNGDIYGSEPHTLDGSIVLAEDLPPIAWLSVQPHSGSIAAGQSATITAYFSAVGMAVGSYEAMLTIHSNDPVNPSLDVSATMDVWDNGNHAPQIILPASFAFDRNGSLTADFSSYVSDEDLDPLTLGYSGNTNILVAINGLSVTFTAAQNWTGTETVTFSVYDGYTYAYDSVQVTVNEVAGPGWEAVLYPNSATLHGIVTIYGVAGELNDVVGAFVGTECRGVADVVMNGANAYVTIVVNLASDGEEISFKIYDYSANLAYDALETYSLGYNDVIGSTETPVPVSVSEITELDTPVITAIAKVSGGFRIAWNEVDNADIYEVWRATDPYGTYEQVGFNVNALLFDDLTELPMAFYYIKAVKN